The DNA sequence ATACATCACCAAATTGGGCGGTGGAGCTGCAGTCAAGATCATGGACTCAAGTGTGATCACCGATAGCAGGATGGTCCGATTCATGGAGGATGTGGCCAAGCGAAACAAGATTCCGACGCAGCGTGAGATCTTGACTGGGGGAGGAACCGATACCGCTGCGATTCAGCGAAGCGGAGATGGCGCCATCGTTGGCTGTGTTTCGATCCCAACTCGACATATACATTCCGTCGTGGAAATGTGTCACAAGGGCGATATCGATCACGCGATTTCACTGCTCCAGCATTGTCTGGAAGAGCTGGATCAATTCTCTCATGATTGGGCTTAATTCTTTGCCCCCAAAACCTTCTACTTCATGGAAAAGAAACTCACAGAAGCATTTGAATATATCCGCAAGCAATACAGCGGAACCCCTGAAATCGGCATTGTGCTAGGAACCGGCCTTGGTGGCCTTGTCGCAGAAATCGAGGAGGAAAAGGTCATTCCCTATAATTTCATCCCACATTTCCCGATCTCAACTGTTGAAAGCCATTTCGGTAAATTGATTTTCGGGAAAATCGGCGATAAGCCCGTCGTGGCCATGCAGGGACGCTTTCACTACTATGAAGGCTATAGCATGCAGGAGATCACGTTTCCGATCCGCATCATGAAAATGTTGGGCATTCATACGCTATTTATCTCCAATGCTTCTGGCGGAATGAATCTGGATTACAAATGTGGAGACTTGATGATTATCGATGATCATATCAACCTCCAAAATGCCAATCCATTGGTCGGGCCCAACATGGATGAATTTGGTCCCCGATTCCCAGATATGAGCCGCCCGTATGATCCTGAACTGATTCAAAAGGCTGAGGATATTGCCGGAGAAAAAGGATACCGTGTTCACAAAGGCGTATATGTCGGCGTGACAGGCCCCAATCTGGAAACTCGCGCGGAATATCGTTTCTTGCACAGAATTGGTGCTGACGTTGTCGGAATGTCAACGGTACCAGAAGTGATTGTCGCTCGCCACATGGATTTGCGGGTATGCGCCATTTCGGTGATTACAGATGAATGCGATCCCGACGATCTCCACCCTGTTTCCATTGAGGACGTCATTGCTGTGGCCAATGAAGCCGAGCCTAAACTGACCGATATTCTCGCTACACTGATCAAGGGTCTCTAGATCTTTGATAGGTTATTTCCTGAATCGAAAAATTATAGCCCCTGACCAACCACTCGGTACAGGGGCGCTACTTTATCCCATGTCTAATCCGGTCCGGAACATATTTAAGGTCGTTGGCTGTCTGTTGGGTCTTTGGATCGTGCATCCCGTGACTGCCCAGATCAACCCTATCAACCCTCAGTCAGTTGACTCTTCCTTTGTCAACCCCTTCTTGAGCGATAGCACCCAAAGCGATTCAATTGGTGCTCCTGAACGAGAAATCCCCAAGGAAACCCGATGGGTCTTGCCGGACCAACTTTTCCTACATCAACCCTATCGGCCGATGGTGGATCTCGGCTTCGAATCCTTTTACTATTGGGATCAGCTGGATTACACCCGGCAGTTTACTCAGACAATGGGGTTGATCGGGAAGTACTATCAAGCCTTTTACGATGGCTTCGATGAGCGAAACTACGACCTCGATGCTTGGCGCAATCCCGTCATGAATCGGTTCAACCGCTATATGATCGATTCGCAGTACGGCGTACAATACATGGATTCCCGGACTCCTTTTGTAGATGTGTCATATGTGCAAGGACCGTTGAGGCTTCAGCCCACCCACGTAACCATTTCCCGCAATTACAATCCGCTCCTGAATTTCACGGCCTACATTGGCCGGACGCGTGCTACTGGGGCCTATCGGAACTTCGAGACGAATAATTCTACCCTGTACCTTTCGTCGAATTACCACACCCGGAACAATCGCTATTTTCTGTTTGCCAATGTGAATTATAACAATCATGTAGGCTTGCAAAATGGGGGCGTTCCCAGAGCGGCATCGGGGGATTATCCTGTGGAGGACGGAATCATCCAAGATGTATTTGCCCTCTACAATCAGTCCTTTTTCAAGAGCTTTTCCGCTCCCAATCTATCCAATGCGCAGAATCGGAATTACCTCATTTCGACCCGTGTTGATCACATGTACCACCTGATCGGAGAATCAGACTCCACGAAAGGCGGGCATAGACTGACGCTGCGAAATGTCAACAGCTATGAGTTTTACCGGACGAGATTTGTGGCTACAGGCATTTCTCTTGGAGATAATTTGATTCCGGTTTTACCAA is a window from the Pontibacter sp. G13 genome containing:
- a CDS encoding purine-nucleoside phosphorylase encodes the protein MEKKLTEAFEYIRKQYSGTPEIGIVLGTGLGGLVAEIEEEKVIPYNFIPHFPISTVESHFGKLIFGKIGDKPVVAMQGRFHYYEGYSMQEITFPIRIMKMLGIHTLFISNASGGMNLDYKCGDLMIIDDHINLQNANPLVGPNMDEFGPRFPDMSRPYDPELIQKAEDIAGEKGYRVHKGVYVGVTGPNLETRAEYRFLHRIGADVVGMSTVPEVIVARHMDLRVCAISVITDECDPDDLHPVSIEDVIAVANEAEPKLTDILATLIKGL